From Juglans regia cultivar Chandler chromosome 8, Walnut 2.0, whole genome shotgun sequence, the proteins below share one genomic window:
- the LOC108988589 gene encoding superoxide dismutase [Cu-Zn]-like, protein MVNAVAVLGSNEGVSGTIYFTQEADGSTTVTGNISGLKPGLHGFHVHALGDTTNGCMSTGPHFNPAGKEHGAPEDENRHAGDLGNVTVGDDGMCCVYLYPLGHSLTASQSLDSIMFYNMQGSNPTLRMSC, encoded by the exons ATGGTGAATGCTGTGGCTGTTCTTGGCAGCAATGAGGGTGTAAGTGGGACTATCTACTTCACCCAAGAAGCTGATG gCTCTACAACAGTAACTGGAAATATTTCTGGCCTTAAGCCTGGTCTCCATGGCTTCCATGTTCATGCACTTGGGGACACAACAAATGGTTGCATGTCAACTG GACCACATTTCAATCCTGCTGGCAAAGAGCATGGTGCTCCTGAGGATGAGAATCGGCATGCTGGTGATCTTGGAAATGTCACTGTTGGTGATGATGGTATGTGCTGTGTTTACCTCTATCCCCTTGGTCATTCGTTGACAGCTTCCCAATCGTTGGACTCTATCAt GTTCTATAATATGCAGGGGAGTAACCCAACTTTGAGGATGAGCTGCTGA